The Pan troglodytes isolate AG18354 chromosome 6, NHGRI_mPanTro3-v2.0_pri, whole genome shotgun sequence genomic sequence ggcaggagctttggactggggaggccgcagtgaggtgagagctagctgggcatggagagtcCGCTGTGAGGCCAAGGCCGGGCCCATGCAGGCCttcgagaggcaggaggccgggcctgcAAAGGCCGACTGGAGGTCAAgttctgggcctgaagaggccaccaaaagtcaaaagcggggcctgGGAAGACCGCCGAGAgccatgagctgggctgggctgaaagaggccactgggaggcaggaggagctgggcctggagaggctgactcgaggaagttttgcacctggagaggccgccgagaggACGGAGCTGGGCCCGGGGAGGCCGACTTGCAGCTCTTCCAGGCCCACTTCCAGGCCGACTTGAGGACGACTtaggcctgcagaggccgccgggaggctggagctgggcctggagaggccgacttcaggacaatttgggcctgcagaggctgccgggaggcccaagctgggcctagaggagcccaccgaccggagGCCGTTTGGGGCCTGGAGACGCcgtcggagggcaggagctgagcctggagaggccaccgtgaggcctgagctgggcctggggagcttggcttcaGGAAGTTGTGGGCCTATCAGGGCCGCTGGAAGCTGGGCGGGAGCTGAGTCCAAAGACCTTGTTGGGAGGCCGGAGTCGGGCCTGGAGACGCAGcagggaggaagagctgggcccggagaggacgccgggaggctgcaagtgggtctggagaggccgacttgaggaggcccagcctctgcctcccgcatggcggcctctgcaggcccagctgttcctcctggctgcatctcccggcccagctcctgcctcccagcaagcaagctcttttggctcagctCTCGCCAGCGTTTGTAGACCCCGAAGTTTCTGCAGCCAAGCTCTTCAGGCCCAcatcctgcctcccagtggcctgtACAGTCCCAGCTCTGGCTGGAGAAGAGCGTCTGCAGGCCCTgctcttgcctcccaggggcGTCTCCAGGCCAAGCTCTCGCCCCACCGCGGCCTCCCGgggccaagtccctgcctgccttccGGCAGCCTGCGTgcagccctgctcctccctcacggtggcctgttgaggcaggggctcacgctgacctctctcagtgtGGGAGGAGCTGGTatgaggcaggggctcacgcctctgggcagggtgccagaggcatgagttgggcatcaacaggccaccgtgagggaggagctgggccgcacgcgggctgccaggaggcaggcagggacttggcccCAGGAGGCCGCTGTGGGggcgagagctgggcctggagaggcccctgggaggcaagagcggggcctgcagaggctgttcTCCAGCCAGAGCTGGGCCTGTACAGGCCACCGGGAGGCAGGAGGTGGGCCCGAAGAGCTTGGCTGGAGAAAGTTCGGGGCCTATAAAGGcggttgggagctgggcaggagctgagccaaaaaagcttgcttacttgctgggaggcagggctgggagaggcCGACTTCAAgacgacttgggcctgcagaggtcgccgggaggcccaagctgggcgtgaaggagcccaccgaccggagACCATTTGGGGCCTGGAGAcgccatcggagggcaggagctgatcctggagaggccaccgtgaggcctgacctgggcctggggagcttggcttgaggaagctgtgggcTGACCAAGGCCGCCAGGAGATGGGCAGGCACTGAGTCCAAAGAGGTTGTTGGGAGGCAGGAGTAGGGCCTGGAGACGCAGctgggaggaagagctgggcctggagaggacaCCCGGAGGGTGCAAGTGGGTCTGGAGAGACCAACTTGAGGAGGTTCTGGGCCCGGAGAGGCCGCCGGAAGGGAAAAACGGGGCCTGGAaaggccgttgtgaggaatgagctggGCCTAAAGAGGCCACTGGCCGGCAGAAGCTGGGCCTGCCGAAGTGGCCgaaaggcaggagctttggactggggaggccgcagtgaggcgagagctagctgggcatggagagtcCGCTGTGAGGCCAAGGCCGGGCCCATGCAGGCCttcgagaggcaggaggccgggcctgcAAAGGCCGACTGGAGGTCAAgttctgggcctgaagaggccaccaaaagtcaaaagcggggcctgGGAAGACCGCCGAGAgccatgagctgggctgggccgaaagaggccactgggaggcaggaggagctgggcctggagaggctgactcgaggaagttttgcacctggagaggccgccgagaggACGGAGCTGGGCCCGGGGAGGCCGACTTGCAGCTCTTCCAGGCCCACTTCCA encodes the following:
- the LOC134810535 gene encoding putative uncharacterized protein FLJ46235; its protein translation is MGPALASQRTLHAQLALASLRPPQSKAPAFRPLRQAQLLPASGLFRPSSFLTTAFPGPVFPFRRPLRAQNLLKLVSPDPLAPSGCPLQAQLFLPAASPGPTPASQQPLWTQCLPISWRPWSAHSFLKPSSPGPGQASRWPLQDQLLPSDGVSRPQMVSGRWAPSRPAWASRRPLQAQVVLKSASPSPASQQVSKLFWLSSCPAPNRLYRPRTFSSQALRAHLLPPGGLYRPSSGWRTASAGPALASQGPLQAQLSPPQRPPGAKSLPASWQPACGPAPPSRWPVDAQLMPLAPCPEA